The region CTGGTTTAGCCAAAACATTAGCTATTAATACACTATCACAAGCTATTGACGCTAGTTTTAGTCGTATACAATTTACTCCAGATTTATTACCTGCAGACGTTGTTGGTACTTTAATTTTCAATATGAAAGAGAATGATTTCTCAATCAAAAAAGGACCAATATTCGCCAATTTTGTATTAGCAGATGAGATTAATCGTGCTCCTGCAAAAGTGCAATCTGCTTTATTAGAAGCGATGCAAGAAAAGCAAGTAACTATTGGAGATGAAACGTTTGTGTTAGACAAGCCATTTTTGGTTATGGCTACTCAAAATCCTGTGGAGCAAGAAGGAACCTACCCTTTACCAGAAGCACAAGTGGATCGTTTTATGTTAAAAACAGTTATAGATTATCCAAAGCAAGCAGAAGAGCAATTAATTATGCGTGCTAACTTAAAAGGAAATTGGGATAAGGTTAATCCTGTAGTTTCTGTTGCACAAATATTAAAAGCACAAGACGCAGTTAGAGAGGTATA is a window of Olleya sp. YS DNA encoding:
- a CDS encoding MoxR family ATPase, which codes for MEEISTIDIKSINEKIEKESAFVDLLMLEMNKVIVGQKHMVERLLIGLLGQGHILLEGVPGLAKTLAINTLSQAIDASFSRIQFTPDLLPADVVGTLIFNMKENDFSIKKGPIFANFVLADEINRAPAKVQSALLEAMQEKQVTIGDETFVLDKPFLVMATQNPVEQEGTYPLPEAQVDRFMLKTVIDYPKQAEEQLIMRANLKGNWDKVNPVVSVAQILKAQDAVREVYMDEKIEKYILDIIFATRYPENYKLADLKPLISFGASPRGSINLATAAKCYAFIKRRGYVIPEDVRAVVHDVLRHRIGITYEAEAENVTSEDIINKIVNEIEVP